A region from the Beduinella massiliensis genome encodes:
- a CDS encoding extracellular solute-binding protein — MIGKKSAAGALFAARLLLCACALLAALPLPAHGEGVTLRTVSTFTGIDAAAETYVNLLKSWEEATGNKVEDSSSSGAEVFKAGVLNDFAAGNEADVLFFFSCTSDSLPILGKVVPIGEINAAYPGVNLPEDPLLRERDGKVYAISTRPYWEGLFCNTDLFAQVGAELPTDWAKLEEAVRKFKAAGITPISASFSDIPHYIADAAILSASSPEEYTASPGSMAELPESWIRGTELIARLYAMGAFPADVNATSEAVTSQRFRDKEAAMQVDGSWFANGIPEANWDSTVVIPFPTTGERADPLAFLGGASMGFYVSRKAWNDPGKRDAAVDLLAHLTTGENAAALSDFAFGGELYASSLRMIEAGEGHKFKPIQDRMDPQARSIWFSMIPSVADGTVSAREAWEKVMEANPFP, encoded by the coding sequence ATGATAGGAAAGAAGTCTGCGGCGGGCGCCCTGTTCGCCGCGCGCCTCCTGCTCTGCGCATGCGCCCTGCTCGCCGCGCTTCCCCTTCCCGCGCACGGGGAGGGCGTCACGCTCAGAACCGTCAGCACGTTCACCGGCATCGACGCGGCGGCTGAGACGTATGTAAACCTGCTCAAGTCCTGGGAAGAGGCGACGGGCAACAAGGTCGAGGACAGCTCCTCCAGCGGCGCGGAGGTCTTCAAGGCCGGGGTGCTCAACGACTTCGCCGCGGGCAACGAGGCGGACGTGCTGTTTTTCTTCTCCTGCACGAGCGACAGCCTGCCGATTCTCGGCAAGGTCGTCCCCATCGGGGAAATCAACGCGGCCTATCCCGGCGTGAACCTGCCCGAAGACCCCCTGCTCAGGGAGCGTGACGGGAAGGTCTACGCGATTTCCACGCGCCCTTATTGGGAGGGGCTCTTCTGCAATACCGACCTCTTTGCCCAGGTCGGCGCCGAGCTTCCCACCGATTGGGCGAAGCTGGAGGAGGCCGTCCGCAAGTTTAAGGCCGCCGGCATCACGCCGATCTCCGCTTCCTTCTCGGACATTCCTCATTACATTGCGGACGCGGCGATTCTGAGCGCGTCCAGCCCCGAGGAGTATACCGCCAGTCCGGGCAGTATGGCGGAGCTGCCGGAATCCTGGATACGGGGCACGGAGCTCATCGCCCGCCTCTACGCGATGGGCGCGTTCCCCGCGGACGTCAATGCAACCTCCGAGGCGGTCACCTCGCAGCGCTTCCGCGACAAGGAGGCCGCCATGCAGGTGGACGGCTCCTGGTTTGCCAACGGCATTCCGGAGGCGAATTGGGATTCCACCGTCGTCATCCCCTTCCCGACAACCGGCGAGCGCGCGGACCCGCTCGCCTTTCTGGGCGGCGCGTCCATGGGGTTTTATGTCTCGCGCAAGGCGTGGAACGATCCGGGCAAGCGAGATGCGGCCGTAGACCTGCTCGCTCACCTGACGACCGGCGAAAACGCGGCCGCCCTCTCCGACTTCGCCTTCGGCGGGGAGCTCTACGCCTCGTCCCTGCGCATGATCGAGGCTGGGGAAGGCCACAAGTTCAAGCCGATTCAGGACCGCATGGACCCCCAGGCGCGCTCGATCTGGTTTTCCATGATTCCCTCCGTCGCGGATGGGACGGTCTCTGCCCGGGAAGCGTGGGAGAAAGTCATGGAAGCGAACCCCTTCCCATAA
- the nagB gene encoding glucosamine-6-phosphate deaminase — MQVQVYKTAEKACRAAAMLFAAQITKKPDSVLGLATGSSPVPCYRDLVAMHQQGLLDFSKVTTFNLDEYCGIDYANPCSYHAFMDENLFHHVNVRREAIHLPDAAGAGDGGAAGRAYDAAIEAAGGIDLQLLGIGCNGHIGFNEPASDFTYGTHIVDLAENTIQANARFFKSEAEVPRKAISMGIGNIMACRSVVLIATGENKADAVYRSVRGPVDPQVPASILRTHPSVLFLLDEAAAARL, encoded by the coding sequence ATGCAGGTACAGGTTTACAAAACCGCCGAAAAGGCGTGCCGCGCGGCGGCCATGCTGTTCGCCGCGCAGATCACGAAAAAGCCGGACAGCGTATTGGGACTGGCGACGGGGTCAAGTCCCGTGCCCTGTTACCGCGACCTGGTCGCGATGCACCAACAGGGGCTGCTCGACTTTTCAAAGGTCACCACCTTTAATCTGGACGAGTACTGCGGCATCGACTACGCTAACCCGTGCAGCTACCACGCCTTCATGGACGAAAACCTCTTTCACCACGTAAACGTGCGCCGCGAGGCAATTCACCTGCCGGACGCGGCCGGCGCGGGCGACGGCGGCGCGGCGGGCAGGGCCTACGACGCGGCCATTGAGGCCGCGGGCGGCATCGATCTGCAGCTGCTCGGCATCGGCTGCAACGGGCACATCGGCTTTAACGAGCCCGCCAGCGACTTCACCTACGGCACGCACATCGTCGACCTCGCGGAAAACACCATTCAGGCGAACGCGCGCTTCTTCAAGAGCGAGGCGGAGGTGCCGCGCAAGGCCATCAGCATGGGCATCGGCAACATCATGGCCTGCCGTTCGGTAGTGCTCATCGCGACCGGCGAAAACAAGGCGGACGCGGTCTATCGGTCGGTCCGCGGGCCCGTCGATCCGCAGGTTCCCGCCTCCATCCTGCGCACGCACCCCTCCGTCCTGTTCCTGCTCGACGAGGCGGCGGCGGCGAGGCTGTAA
- the nagA gene encoding N-acetylglucosamine-6-phosphate deacetylase, protein MLIQNGIVFTQGRLRKDVSVRTAEGVICEAGALSPRAGEEVLDAGGAYVLPGFVDIHIHGYKAHDCMEGEEAVRAMSRDLGETGVAAFVPTTMSAGREDTRAALAGIEKVMRRPELRGAAVLGAHMEAPYLSPRFKGAQVAEYMQAPSPEAYDALTEGFSCVRMMTLAPELDGALSLIAHFKRLGVVSCCAHSDAKAADVHAAADAGLTQITHLFNAQSPLHHREPGVPGAGLSDPRILVQIIADCIHLHPDVLRIAALCKGADGAALITDAMMAAGMPDGKYSLGGQDVFVQDGAARLENGALAGSTLTMHAAVRNMITRCGLDPEAVIPMATSTPARSVGADAYGEIAAGKAARFALMDAGWNFLRAVG, encoded by the coding sequence ATGCTCATCCAAAACGGCATCGTCTTCACACAGGGCAGGCTGCGCAAGGACGTCAGCGTGCGCACGGCGGAAGGCGTGATCTGTGAAGCCGGCGCGCTTTCCCCCCGTGCGGGCGAAGAGGTGCTCGATGCAGGCGGCGCTTACGTGCTGCCCGGCTTTGTGGACATTCACATTCACGGATATAAAGCGCACGACTGCATGGAGGGCGAGGAGGCGGTGCGCGCCATGAGCCGGGACCTGGGCGAAACCGGCGTGGCGGCCTTCGTGCCGACGACCATGAGCGCTGGGCGCGAGGATACCCGCGCCGCGCTGGCGGGCATCGAAAAGGTGATGCGGCGCCCGGAGCTTCGCGGCGCGGCGGTGCTCGGCGCGCACATGGAGGCGCCTTACCTGAGCCCCAGATTCAAGGGGGCGCAGGTGGCAGAGTACATGCAGGCCCCCTCGCCCGAGGCGTACGACGCGCTCACCGAGGGCTTTTCCTGCGTGCGCATGATGACGCTCGCCCCGGAGCTCGACGGCGCGCTTTCGCTCATCGCGCACTTCAAGCGCCTCGGCGTCGTCTCCTGCTGCGCGCACTCCGACGCCAAGGCCGCGGACGTGCATGCCGCGGCGGACGCCGGGCTGACGCAGATCACCCACCTGTTCAACGCGCAGTCTCCGCTGCACCACCGCGAACCGGGCGTTCCCGGCGCGGGGCTCTCCGACCCGCGCATCCTCGTGCAGATCATCGCGGACTGCATCCACCTGCACCCGGACGTGCTGCGCATCGCGGCGCTGTGCAAAGGGGCGGACGGGGCGGCCCTCATCACCGACGCCATGATGGCTGCCGGCATGCCCGACGGCAAGTACAGCCTCGGCGGGCAGGACGTCTTCGTGCAGGACGGCGCGGCGCGCCTCGAAAACGGCGCGCTGGCTGGTTCCACCCTTACGATGCACGCGGCTGTCCGAAACATGATCACCCGCTGTGGCCTTGACCCGGAGGCTGTCATCCCCATGGCGACGTCGACCCCTGCCCGCAGCGTAGGCGCCGACGCATACGGCGAAATTGCCGCAGGCAAAGCGGCCAGGTTCGCGCTGATGGACGCGGGATGGAACTTCCTCAGGGCCGTCGGCTGA
- a CDS encoding aldo/keto reductase, which produces MQKRSFLGEEISLLGMGCMRLPRLEPEKPAIDWTRAGELIDRAYCGDVNYFDTAYMYHDGESERFVGEALSAYPRESFHVATKMPVWIAKSREDVEAIFENQLKNLRVSYFDFYLVHNISHEHKPMFEANGVYDFLLQKKREGVIRHLGFSCHDTPEYIDAFCEEYPAFEFAQIQLNYLDWTMQRAGESYEVLRRRGMPVIVMEPVRGGLLAKPCDAAQEILKKAAPQRSMASWAVRYAASLDGVMTVLSGMSTEEQVADNLATLSDFAPLSDDERAALSRATEAFNVSNLIPCTSCRYCMDCPKGVDIPGAFSRYNLYAMYGDAKAYKESLAKLDEAARETHCVACGKCRRNCPQGIDIPAMLRKIHEVAQSL; this is translated from the coding sequence TTGCAAAAACGTTCGTTTCTGGGTGAAGAAATTTCGCTGCTGGGCATGGGGTGCATGCGCCTGCCCCGGCTTGAGCCTGAAAAGCCCGCCATCGACTGGACGCGCGCCGGAGAGCTGATCGACCGGGCATACTGCGGCGACGTCAACTATTTCGACACTGCCTACATGTACCACGACGGCGAATCCGAGCGCTTTGTGGGCGAAGCGCTCAGCGCCTATCCGCGTGAGAGCTTCCACGTCGCCACCAAGATGCCCGTCTGGATAGCGAAAAGTCGGGAAGATGTCGAGGCCATCTTTGAAAACCAGCTTAAAAACCTGCGGGTTTCGTACTTCGACTTCTACCTCGTGCACAACATCAGCCACGAACACAAGCCGATGTTCGAGGCGAACGGCGTCTACGACTTCCTGCTGCAAAAGAAGCGCGAGGGCGTCATCCGCCACCTCGGCTTTTCCTGCCACGACACGCCGGAATACATCGATGCCTTCTGCGAGGAGTACCCGGCCTTTGAATTTGCACAGATTCAGCTCAACTATCTGGACTGGACGATGCAGCGGGCGGGCGAAAGCTACGAGGTGCTGCGCCGCCGCGGCATGCCGGTGATCGTCATGGAGCCGGTGCGCGGTGGCCTGCTCGCCAAGCCCTGCGACGCAGCGCAGGAGATTTTGAAGAAAGCCGCCCCGCAGCGCTCCATGGCCTCCTGGGCCGTTCGCTACGCCGCCTCGCTGGACGGCGTCATGACGGTGCTCAGCGGCATGTCCACCGAAGAGCAGGTGGCGGACAATCTCGCAACCCTGAGCGATTTCGCGCCGCTGAGCGACGACGAACGCGCGGCGCTTTCGCGCGCGACCGAGGCCTTTAACGTCTCGAATCTCATCCCCTGCACCTCCTGCCGCTATTGTATGGACTGCCCTAAGGGGGTGGACATCCCCGGCGCGTTCTCCCGCTACAACCTGTACGCCATGTACGGAGACGCAAAGGCCTACAAAGAGAGCCTTGCAAAGCTGGACGAGGCGGCGCGCGAGACGCACTGCGTCGCCTGCGGCAAGTGCAGGCGCAACTGCCCGCAGGGCATCGACATCCCCGCCATGCTGCGAAAGATCCACGAGGTTGCGCAAAGCCTGTAA
- a CDS encoding response regulator, protein MFKVVLVDDEQIILSGLQRVIAWEKYGCEVAATAMDGLEGVHVVRRERPDILLTDIKMPNMDGLTMIAALKSEFPHMQIAVLTAFRDFEYAQRAIHLGVTRYLLKPSKMNELEEAILCMTERLRELSPPAEEPAAPEEAPGDEASSFVVQSAMEYIRAHFTEHIRLSDVADNVYVSQWHLSKLINKHLDKTFFDILNALRVQRAKELLAEPSLKIHEIAELVGFSDVAHFSKTFKRLTGKSPAQFRQSGIHS, encoded by the coding sequence ATGTTCAAGGTCGTGCTCGTGGACGACGAACAGATCATTCTGAGCGGTCTTCAGCGTGTCATCGCATGGGAAAAGTACGGATGCGAGGTCGCGGCAACGGCGATGGACGGGCTGGAGGGCGTGCACGTCGTCCGCCGCGAGCGTCCGGACATCCTGCTGACCGACATCAAGATGCCGAACATGGACGGCCTCACGATGATCGCCGCGCTCAAGAGCGAGTTCCCGCACATGCAGATCGCCGTGCTGACGGCCTTCCGCGATTTTGAATACGCCCAGCGCGCCATCCACCTGGGCGTTACGCGCTACCTGCTCAAGCCCAGCAAGATGAACGAACTGGAAGAGGCGATCCTGTGCATGACCGAGCGCCTGCGCGAGCTTTCGCCCCCTGCGGAGGAACCCGCCGCGCCGGAGGAAGCGCCGGGCGACGAGGCGAGCAGCTTCGTGGTGCAGTCCGCCATGGAGTACATCCGGGCGCACTTTACCGAGCACATCCGCCTTTCCGACGTGGCGGACAACGTCTACGTCAGCCAGTGGCATCTGAGCAAGCTCATCAACAAGCACCTGGACAAGACGTTCTTCGACATCCTTAACGCCCTGCGCGTGCAGCGCGCCAAGGAGCTGCTCGCGGAGCCGTCGCTCAAAATCCACGAAATCGCGGAGCTCGTCGGCTTTTCCGACGTGGCGCATTTTTCCAAGACGTTTAAGCGCCTGACGGGCAAATCCCCCGCGCAGTTCCGCCAGTCGGGCATTCATTCGTAA
- a CDS encoding sensor histidine kinase produces MFTRFRAFCKTLRFRIIAIAVLCWLVPTLVLGAYLGSVFFSALRRETEALLSSSAGHAQLMCLQEIDRLLALARDVTYDNTLENAESLYRSSGDFTDFYNKGRSYIQQKFTRERTVTFATFFLLSAPDRLMSTSDSLSSTQEFLANAQEEVLALGETLDTRCHFAYIGGVPYLVRNLYNKRMERFGMLVLGVNMDRLLSAFLEGEQMWSGTRLDLQLGDYTYVYDGELPAVTVQQGEGLYEQQGYIYCADAVQQYDYTFGYRVSVAKSVVYSEVEQFSRLMTALLLLLVPIAGAILLFAHRRITRPMALLSQATGRMEAGELGVTVPMQGSDEIGQLAHSFNAMSLRIHELIEKSYKEEIILRDARIEAMQSRINPHFLNNALEMINWQSRMEGSETISAMIEALSVLLNASMDRSGDRVVPLSDELNVADAYFYFIQQRFGPKLTAQKEIDTSLLSIPVPRMVVQALLENAVEHGLSPAGGGWIRLGVYALNGFLYIDVTNNGRRVTKEDQERIRTLLTYDDRDIHSEHLGIRNVSQRLTLIYGPSARLTLSPDEHGDTLARIVIPLAKDPKEEKP; encoded by the coding sequence ATGTTTACGCGCTTTCGCGCTTTCTGCAAGACATTGCGCTTTCGTATCATCGCCATCGCAGTGCTCTGCTGGCTCGTCCCCACGCTCGTGCTAGGCGCCTACCTCGGCAGCGTCTTTTTCAGCGCCCTGCGCAGGGAGACGGAAGCGCTGCTCTCCTCTTCCGCAGGGCACGCGCAGCTCATGTGCCTGCAGGAAATCGACCGGCTGCTGGCGCTCGCCCGCGACGTGACGTACGACAACACGCTGGAAAATGCCGAGAGCCTCTATCGGTCGAGCGGAGATTTTACGGACTTTTACAACAAAGGCCGTTCCTACATTCAGCAGAAGTTCACGCGGGAGCGCACGGTCACGTTCGCCACGTTCTTTCTGCTCAGCGCCCCGGACAGGCTCATGTCTACCTCGGATTCGCTCAGCAGCACGCAGGAATTCCTCGCCAACGCGCAGGAGGAGGTCCTCGCGCTGGGGGAGACGCTCGACACGCGCTGCCACTTCGCCTATATAGGCGGCGTCCCTTACCTCGTGCGCAACCTCTACAACAAGCGCATGGAGCGCTTCGGCATGCTGGTGCTGGGCGTCAACATGGACCGCCTGCTCTCCGCATTCCTGGAGGGCGAGCAGATGTGGTCCGGCACGCGGCTTGACCTGCAGCTCGGCGACTACACCTACGTCTACGACGGGGAGCTGCCTGCCGTCACCGTGCAGCAGGGCGAAGGCCTCTACGAGCAGCAGGGGTACATCTACTGTGCGGACGCCGTGCAGCAATACGATTACACGTTCGGCTACCGGGTCAGCGTCGCCAAGTCGGTGGTCTACAGCGAGGTCGAGCAGTTCAGCCGCCTGATGACGGCGCTTCTGCTGCTGCTCGTGCCCATCGCGGGGGCGATTCTGCTCTTCGCGCACCGGCGTATCACCCGGCCCATGGCCCTGCTTTCCCAGGCCACCGGCCGCATGGAGGCGGGCGAACTCGGCGTCACCGTACCCATGCAGGGCTCGGACGAGATCGGCCAGCTCGCGCACTCCTTCAACGCTATGAGCCTTCGCATCCATGAGTTGATCGAAAAGTCTTACAAGGAAGAAATCATCCTCCGCGACGCGCGCATCGAGGCCATGCAAAGCCGCATCAACCCCCACTTCCTCAACAACGCCCTGGAGATGATCAACTGGCAGTCGCGCATGGAGGGCAGCGAGACGATCAGCGCCATGATCGAAGCCCTGAGCGTGCTGCTCAACGCCAGCATGGACAGGTCGGGCGACCGCGTCGTCCCCTTAAGCGACGAACTGAACGTCGCGGACGCGTACTTTTACTTCATCCAACAGCGCTTCGGCCCAAAGCTCACCGCTCAAAAGGAAATCGACACCTCGCTGCTTTCCATTCCCGTGCCGCGCATGGTGGTGCAGGCGCTGCTGGAAAACGCGGTCGAGCACGGGCTGAGCCCCGCGGGCGGCGGTTGGATTCGCCTCGGCGTCTACGCGTTAAACGGCTTTCTTTACATCGACGTGACCAACAACGGCCGGCGCGTCACGAAGGAGGATCAGGAGCGCATCCGCACGCTTCTTACGTACGACGACCGGGACATCCACAGCGAGCACCTAGGCATCCGCAACGTCAGCCAGCGCCTCACGCTCATCTACGGCCCTTCCGCGCGCCTCACCCTCTCGCCGGACGAGCATGGGGACACGCTGGCACGCATCGTCATTCCCCTGGCAAAAGACCCAAAGGAGGAAAAGCCATGA
- a CDS encoding aldo/keto reductase, with protein MEKITWKRANLTVTRMGFGCLPIQRLETGDAARLVRMAYDAGVTFFDTARAYSDSEHKVSLALGDVRDRVVLATKTAAKTADAFWKDLDTSLRTLNTSYIDVYQFHNPGFVPRPGGEDGLYDAALKARAEGKIRFIGITQHSLERANEAVDSGLYDTLQYPFNHLATEGDIALVQKCGAVGMGFIAMKGLSGGLITDAALPFSFLRTYPHVVPIWGIQRESELAQFLALEKEPPVWDHALRTRIEEDRHALSGSFCRGCGYCLPCPANIPIDTANRITQLLQRSPTAQWLTPEWKERMERVEDCVHCGVCATRCPYGLKPFDTLPGHLSYYRELYAQQK; from the coding sequence GTGGAAAAAATCACCTGGAAGCGCGCAAATCTGACCGTCACCCGTATGGGCTTTGGCTGTCTGCCCATCCAGCGGCTCGAGACAGGCGACGCGGCTCGCCTCGTCCGCATGGCGTACGACGCCGGCGTCACGTTCTTTGATACCGCCCGCGCCTACAGCGACAGCGAGCACAAGGTTTCGCTGGCGCTCGGCGACGTTCGGGACCGCGTCGTCCTTGCGACCAAGACCGCCGCGAAGACGGCGGACGCATTTTGGAAGGATCTGGACACGAGCCTGCGCACGCTGAACACGTCCTACATTGACGTCTACCAGTTCCACAACCCGGGCTTCGTCCCGCGTCCCGGCGGGGAGGACGGCCTTTACGACGCCGCGCTCAAGGCGAGGGCGGAGGGCAAAATCCGCTTCATCGGCATCACCCAGCACAGCCTGGAGCGCGCAAACGAGGCCGTCGATTCCGGGCTGTACGACACGCTGCAATACCCCTTCAACCACCTGGCCACGGAGGGCGACATCGCCCTCGTGCAAAAGTGCGGTGCAGTGGGCATGGGCTTTATCGCCATGAAGGGGCTTTCCGGCGGTCTCATCACGGACGCGGCGCTTCCGTTCTCCTTCCTGCGCACGTACCCCCACGTCGTTCCGATCTGGGGCATTCAGCGTGAAAGCGAGCTCGCGCAGTTTCTGGCGCTGGAAAAGGAGCCGCCCGTTTGGGACCATGCGCTCCGTACGCGCATTGAAGAGGACCGCCATGCGCTTTCCGGCTCCTTCTGCCGCGGCTGTGGGTACTGCCTGCCCTGTCCCGCGAACATTCCCATCGACACGGCCAACCGCATCACGCAGCTCTTGCAGCGTTCCCCCACCGCCCAATGGCTCACGCCGGAGTGGAAGGAGCGGATGGAGCGCGTCGAAGACTGCGTCCACTGCGGCGTCTGCGCGACGCGCTGTCCGTACGGCCTGAAGCCCTTTGACACGCTGCCCGGACACCTCAGCTATTACCGCGAGCTGTACGCGCAGCAAAAATAA